From a region of the Primulina eburnea isolate SZY01 chromosome 7, ASM2296580v1, whole genome shotgun sequence genome:
- the LOC140836734 gene encoding protein FAR1-RELATED SEQUENCE 5-like — MDQYSGDEQSYIPQVGDDQKPQIGMRFDSLEDAFSFYNQYARESGFSARMSNSKKSKKTNEIVWKKFVCFKEGHTDDIRWSKQTKKDQPRKERARGETRTGCLSKISVVKEQTGPGWVVSTFVESHNHSLSTPSKVHLLRSHRGISASKKMLSQQFAEANVPTCQQMRLFEIESGGPEHVGFIERDIRNYEQSVRDEHKGIDAETLVDFFESEKEKNSLFFFDYETDSDNRFTRCFWTDHVSRRAYTAFGDVVVFDTTYNTNKYGMIFAPFVGVNHHHQTILFGCGLLSDEKTDSFVWLLNKFLEAMCQGAPNLIITDQDPALTKAISQVFPRTTHRYCLWHILNKFSEKLNPMTFRDHYESIRNVILHSSTDEEFESSWEAAMSNANLEQHDWLSLMFDLRHKWVPAYFNHVFSAGMSSSQRSESSHAFFKRYISSKNSLMDFIIRFNKALRHQRHNELVADHVDMNERPKLQSKWPMESQMVTVYTKKKWLEFLEEMSQSHGYYVQTESVGNEFGIYKVMNFQASSSSKPRVLTHVIQGDDILCSCMKFQFEGIPCRHMLAFFRINQVFHLPDKYILKRWTQAAKNVEFFPTDEPNVVEAPERCLMSRHLRLSYKASALVDIASLTVEGTNFLNAQFDYIGNKMKDLNMTTTVSGGSQCRRATDRAVDIVDPQKIRTKGCGKRLKSSKEKATTQGRKCRGCGRRGVQHDKRNCPNLQDGSTINNKNEEESSDDEDFGSIDGSNNWI, encoded by the coding sequence ATGGATCAATATAGTGGAGATGAACAATCGTACATCCCCCAAGTCGGTGATGATCAGAAACCCCAGATTGGTATGAGATTTGATTCGttagaggatgcattctcattCTACAACCAATATGCCCGAGAATCCGGTTTTAGCGCGAGAATGAGTAATAGCAAGAAAAgtaagaaaacaaacgaaattgTATGGAAGAAATTTGTATGCTTTAAAGAAGGGCATACAGATGATATTCGATGGAGCAAACAGACAAAAAAAGATCAACCAAGAAAAGAAAGAGCCCGTGGTGAGACTAGAACCGGATGTTTGTCCAAGATTTCAGTTGTCAAGGAACAAACAGGTCCGGGTTGGGTTGTCAGTACTTTCGTTGAAAGTCATAATCATTCATTATCGACTCCGTCGAAGGTGCATTTGTTACGCTCGCATCGCGGTATTTCTGCATCAAAAAAAATGTTGAGTCAACAATTTGCAGAAGCCAATGTGCCAACTTGTCAACAAATGAGATTATTTGAGATAGAGTCTGGTGGGCCTGAACATGTAGGTTTCATAGAAAGAGATATCAGAAACTACGAGCAAAGTGTTAGGGATGAGCATAAGGGTATTGATGCAGAAACATTGGTCGATTTCTTCGAATCTGAGAAAGAGAAGAATTCATTGTTCTTTTTTGATTATGAGACTGACTCGGACAACAGATTTACCAGGTGTTTTTGGACTGATCATGTGTCAAGAAGGGCATACACTGCTTTTGGTGACGTGGTTGTGTTTGATACTACATACAACACCAACAAATATGGGATGATTTTCGCACCATTTGTAGGagttaatcatcatcatcagaccaTTCTTTTTGGTTGTGGATTGTTGAGTGACGAAAAAACAGATTCTTTTGTTTGGTTGCTTAATAAATTCCTAGAAGCCATGTGTCAAGGTGCCCCAAACTTGATTATCACTGACCAAGATCCGGCTCTGACGAAAGCCATATCACAAGTTTTTCCTCGAACAACACATCGATATTGTTTGTGGCATATACTGAACAAATTCTCTGAGAAATTAAACCCAATGACTTTCCGTGATCACTACGAAAGCATAAGGAATGTCATTCTACATTCCTCCACAGATGAGGAATTTGAGAGTTCCTGGGAAGCTGCTATGTCTAATGCTAACTTGGAACAACATGATTGGCTGTCGTTGATGTTTGATTTGCGACATAAATGGGTGCcagcatattttaatcatgtatTTTCTGCGGGTATGTCAAGTAGTCAGCGGTCCGAAAGTTCACATGCTTTTTTCAAGAGATATATATCTAGCAAGAACTCATTGATGGATTTTATCATTCGTTTCAATAAGGCACTCCGGCACCAAAGACACAATGAGTTAGTTGCAGATCATGTCGATATGAATGAGCGTCCCAAGCTACAGTCCAAATGGCCAATGGAATCTCAGATGGTGACGGTTTACACGAAAAAGAAATGGTTGGAGTTTCTAGAAGAAATGAGTCAGAGTCATGGTTATTACGTGCAAACAGAATCTGTGGGAAATGAGTTTGGGATTTACAAGGTAATGAATTTTCAagcttcttcttcttcgaaacCAAGAGTGCTTACACATGTCATACAAGGGGATGATATATTGTGCAGTTGTATGAAATTTCAGTTTGAGGGCATTCCATGCAGGCATATGTTAGCATTTTTTCGTATAAACCAAGTCTTTCATTTGCCTGATAAATATATACTGAAACGTTGGACGCAAGCAGCAAAGAATGTAGAATTTTTTCCTACAGATGAGCCAAATGTGGTTGAAGCTCCAGAAAGATGTTTGATGTCAAGACATTTGAGGTTATCCTATAAAGCTTCTGCATTAGTTGATATTGCATCATTGACTGTTGAGGGAACAAATTTCTTGAATGCACAGTTTGATTATATTGGCAACAAAATGAAAGATTTGAATATGACTACAACAGTAAGCGGTGGAAGTCAATGTAGAAGAGCCACAGATAGGGCTGTTGATATCGTTGATCCTCAAAAAATTAGAACAAAGGGATGTGGGAAGAGATTAAAGTCATCAAAGGAGAAGGCAACCACACAGGGAAGAAAATGTCGTGGGTGTGGACGCCGAGGTGTGCAGCATGACAAGCGTAACTGTCCAAATTTGCAAGACGG